A section of the Rhizobium sp. Pop5 genome encodes:
- a CDS encoding OsmC family protein, which produces MQINRTASAHWSGGLKDGKGLISTQSGALKDYPYGFASRFEGIPGTNPEELIGAAHAGCFTMALSLILGEAGFTAEHMETSAKVTLESVEGGFAITAIHLSLSGRIPGADEATFTELANKAKAGCPISKALAAVPVTLDVKLA; this is translated from the coding sequence ATGCAGATCAATCGCACGGCTTCGGCTCATTGGAGCGGCGGCCTCAAGGACGGCAAGGGCCTGATCTCGACCCAGAGCGGCGCCCTGAAGGATTATCCCTACGGCTTTGCGAGCCGCTTCGAAGGCATTCCCGGCACCAACCCGGAAGAACTGATAGGTGCCGCCCATGCCGGCTGCTTCACCATGGCGCTGTCTTTGATCCTCGGCGAAGCCGGCTTTACCGCCGAGCATATGGAAACCTCTGCCAAGGTGACGCTCGAAAGCGTCGAGGGCGGCTTTGCCATTACCGCCATCCATCTCTCGCTCTCCGGCCGCATCCCCGGCGCCGACGAGGCGACTTTCACCGAGCTCGCCAACAAGGCAAAGGCCGGCTGCCCGATTTCCAAGGCGCTGGCAGCCGTTCCGGTTACGCTCGACGTCAAGCTTGCCTGA
- a CDS encoding DoxX family protein: MARAIAIIIARIIFSFIFFMAAGFKFADIGATAGYIAAAGFPMATFLTWVAAFFEIALALAFISGAFFTEASLLAGIYVIFLAFSFHGPSHWQQNQAEFGFFVDHFTFFAGLLFAAVHGPEKWALRHSLVK, from the coding sequence ATGGCCAGAGCAATCGCAATCATCATCGCCCGCATCATCTTCAGCTTCATCTTCTTCATGGCAGCCGGCTTCAAGTTCGCCGATATCGGCGCGACGGCAGGCTATATCGCCGCAGCCGGCTTCCCGATGGCGACCTTCCTCACCTGGGTCGCTGCCTTCTTCGAGATCGCCCTGGCTCTCGCCTTCATATCGGGCGCCTTCTTCACCGAGGCGAGTCTGCTTGCGGGCATCTACGTGATCTTCCTTGCCTTCTCCTTCCACGGCCCTTCCCATTGGCAGCAGAACCAAGCCGAATTCGGCTTCTTCGTCGATCACTTCACCTTCTTCGCCGGCCTGCTTTTTGCCGCGGTCCACGGCCCGGAAAAATGGGCGCTTCGCCACAGCCTGGTCAAATAA
- a CDS encoding adenylate/guanylate cyclase domain-containing protein: MDYSDVSSIAAWVTEQGLKGASEAELMTGFCAACRDAGLPLDRGMALMDTLHPVHEGRAFRWDSEEEIETEFEYGPTSSGEAASSWQRSAFYHLWSGNEREVRRRIGFGDPIDFTMLDKIVEAGNTDFVAMMHRFSEAGTIGEMDCFFSHFATKHPEGFSDHDLAILRKLVPVLGLAIKCIALGRIARTIAEVYLGEDAARQVMEGKITRGKSERISAALWFSDLLNYTKISDRVPPEEIIPLLNDYSEVAISAVHEAGGNVLKLIGDGVLAIFKGEVPAEMCRAALSAESLLREKLAKLNAARAADGRPTTDVYIGLHIGDVFYGNIGSQDRLDFTVIGPAVNEVSRIASMCRSVDLNLLISSDFAAAIPEEQRASLACVGRYALRGVQRARELYTLDSARLNN; this comes from the coding sequence ATGGATTACAGCGACGTCAGCAGTATCGCAGCCTGGGTCACGGAGCAGGGGCTGAAGGGCGCTTCCGAAGCCGAGCTGATGACCGGCTTCTGCGCGGCCTGTCGGGATGCGGGCCTGCCGCTTGACCGCGGCATGGCGCTGATGGACACGCTACACCCGGTTCATGAAGGCCGGGCCTTCCGCTGGGACAGCGAGGAGGAGATAGAGACTGAATTCGAATATGGTCCGACGAGTTCGGGCGAAGCGGCGTCGAGCTGGCAGCGTTCGGCCTTCTACCATCTCTGGTCGGGCAACGAGCGGGAGGTGCGCCGACGCATCGGCTTCGGCGATCCGATCGATTTCACCATGCTCGACAAGATCGTGGAAGCCGGCAACACCGATTTCGTGGCGATGATGCATCGTTTCAGCGAAGCCGGCACGATCGGTGAAATGGATTGCTTTTTCTCGCATTTCGCGACCAAACATCCCGAGGGCTTTTCCGACCACGATCTCGCCATCTTGCGCAAGCTCGTGCCGGTCCTCGGGCTGGCGATCAAGTGCATCGCGCTCGGGCGTATCGCGCGCACCATAGCGGAAGTCTATCTCGGCGAGGATGCGGCGCGCCAGGTGATGGAAGGCAAGATCACCCGCGGCAAATCGGAACGGATTTCGGCCGCGCTCTGGTTTTCCGATTTGTTGAACTACACCAAGATTTCCGATCGCGTGCCACCGGAGGAAATCATCCCGCTGCTCAACGATTACAGCGAGGTGGCGATCTCGGCGGTCCATGAGGCGGGTGGCAACGTGCTGAAGCTCATCGGCGACGGCGTACTCGCCATCTTCAAGGGCGAGGTGCCGGCCGAGATGTGCCGCGCTGCACTTAGCGCCGAATCGCTGCTGCGGGAAAAGCTCGCCAAGCTGAACGCCGCGCGCGCGGCCGACGGCAGGCCGACGACCGACGTCTATATCGGCCTGCACATCGGCGATGTGTTCTACGGCAATATCGGCAGCCAGGACCGGCTGGACTTCACGGTGATCGGCCCTGCCGTCAACGAGGTCAGCCGCATTGCCTCGATGTGCCGTTCGGTCGATCTCAACCTGTTGATCTCGTCCGATTTTGCAGCGGCGATACCGGAGGAACAGCGCGCATCCCTCGCTTGCGTCGGGCGCTATGCGTTGCGTGGCGTACAGCGTGCGCGGGAACTTTACACGCTCGACAGTGCCCGGCTGAACAACTGA
- a CDS encoding LacI family DNA-binding transcriptional regulator, with amino-acid sequence MAHLFLVKDIAFQAGLSTATVDRVLNGRPGVRRQTEMRVRAAIAELEKQQAGAMGSGRTLAIDIVMETPQRFSDAVRAAFEAEMAAFLPGVFRCRFHFAEVMKPAELVQLLDRIRLRGTHGIVLKAPDVAEVAAAVARADAAGIPVVTLVTDLPNSARIAYAGADNRAAGETAAYLIGEFLGSDGGKVLVTLSSGRFRGEEEREIGFRRIIRTHYPDIGITEISEGHGTDAATGTLAAAALAANPAINAVYSIGGGNRAVLAAFDAAKRPVRVFVAHDLDADNRALLAARRIGFVLHHDLRTDARSAFRAIMSRTSAAGRAVPASLSSIEIVTPYNMPSGD; translated from the coding sequence ATGGCGCATCTCTTTCTCGTCAAAGACATCGCCTTTCAGGCCGGCCTCAGCACCGCGACCGTCGACCGGGTGCTGAACGGCAGGCCGGGTGTGCGCCGGCAGACGGAAATGCGGGTGAGAGCGGCGATCGCCGAGCTGGAGAAACAGCAGGCCGGTGCAATGGGCAGCGGGCGAACGCTGGCGATCGATATCGTGATGGAGACGCCGCAGCGGTTCAGCGACGCGGTGCGCGCCGCCTTCGAGGCGGAGATGGCGGCTTTCCTGCCCGGCGTCTTCCGCTGCCGGTTCCACTTTGCCGAGGTGATGAAGCCGGCCGAACTGGTCCAGCTTCTCGATCGCATCCGGCTGCGCGGCACGCATGGCATCGTGCTCAAGGCACCTGACGTTGCCGAGGTGGCCGCTGCCGTTGCACGGGCCGATGCCGCCGGCATTCCCGTGGTAACGCTGGTGACAGATTTGCCGAATTCGGCGCGCATCGCCTATGCCGGCGCCGACAACCGGGCGGCGGGGGAGACGGCAGCCTATCTGATTGGGGAATTCCTCGGAAGTGATGGCGGCAAGGTACTGGTGACGTTGTCGAGCGGGCGGTTCCGCGGTGAGGAAGAGCGTGAAATCGGATTTCGCCGGATCATTCGTACCCATTACCCGGATATCGGCATCACCGAGATCAGCGAGGGGCACGGCACCGATGCCGCGACGGGAACGCTTGCAGCGGCAGCCCTTGCGGCTAACCCCGCTATCAATGCCGTCTATTCGATCGGCGGCGGCAATCGGGCGGTGCTCGCGGCCTTCGATGCGGCCAAGCGTCCGGTCCGTGTTTTCGTCGCCCATGATCTGGATGCGGATAATCGCGCTCTGCTTGCTGCACGGCGGATTGGCTTCGTACTGCATCACGATCTCAGAACCGATGCGCGCTCGGCCTTCAGGGCGATCATGAGCCGGACTTCGGCAGCGGGGCGGGCGGTTCCCGCCTCGCTTTCTTCCATCGAAATCGTTACGCCCTACAATATGCCCTCTGGCGATTGA
- a CDS encoding phytanoyl-CoA dioxygenase family protein, with protein sequence MKTDNLQKLRADRVWLSEDACDLDDFRRLAEKTTILGEYPTASAVEKNILIYDSRKMTAAAATPEGRRAVLAEICEAFGEGPGVVVFKHAYEDTGIIDRASTIFDAIIEEQHRTATGGGDHFAKPGANDRIWNSLEKHCLADPANFAEYYGNSIIALASEAWLGPSYQMTAQVNRVNPGGAAQSAHRDYHLGFQSSEIIQQFPAHVHRLSPVLTLQGAVAHCDMPLESGPTLFLPHSQPYVPGYLALKRQEFRDYFEANHVQLPLEKGDVVFFNPALFHAAGTNRSADIKRVANLLQVSSAFGRAMETVNRERMSAMLFPALKTLQGKLSPDEIANAVAACAEGYSFPTNLDRDPPLGGLAPKTQAQLMHEALREGWCGEVFTAALAEQARKKLS encoded by the coding sequence ATGAAAACCGATAACCTGCAGAAATTGCGTGCCGACCGCGTCTGGCTCAGCGAAGACGCCTGCGATCTCGACGATTTCAGACGGCTTGCGGAGAAGACGACCATCCTTGGCGAATACCCTACGGCATCGGCGGTCGAAAAAAACATCCTGATCTATGACAGCCGCAAGATGACGGCAGCGGCCGCTACGCCGGAAGGCCGGCGCGCCGTGCTGGCCGAAATCTGCGAGGCCTTCGGCGAAGGTCCCGGCGTCGTCGTGTTCAAACATGCTTACGAAGACACCGGCATCATCGACCGCGCCAGCACGATCTTCGACGCGATCATCGAGGAACAACACCGTACCGCAACCGGCGGCGGCGATCACTTCGCCAAGCCCGGCGCCAACGACCGCATCTGGAATTCGCTGGAAAAACACTGCCTCGCCGATCCCGCGAATTTCGCAGAATATTACGGCAACTCCATTATCGCGCTGGCAAGCGAAGCCTGGCTCGGCCCGAGCTACCAGATGACGGCGCAAGTCAACCGCGTCAATCCGGGTGGCGCAGCGCAGTCGGCCCATCGCGATTACCATCTCGGCTTCCAGTCATCTGAGATAATCCAGCAGTTTCCGGCGCATGTGCATCGGCTGTCGCCGGTACTGACACTGCAGGGCGCGGTCGCCCATTGCGACATGCCGCTCGAAAGCGGCCCGACACTCTTCCTGCCGCACAGCCAGCCCTATGTGCCGGGCTATCTTGCCCTCAAACGGCAGGAGTTCCGGGACTATTTCGAGGCCAACCATGTCCAGCTGCCGCTCGAAAAGGGTGACGTCGTCTTCTTCAATCCCGCCCTCTTCCACGCCGCCGGAACCAACCGCTCGGCCGATATCAAGCGTGTCGCCAACCTCCTGCAGGTCTCCTCCGCCTTCGGCCGGGCAATGGAAACCGTCAACCGCGAAAGAATGAGCGCCATGCTCTTTCCCGCCTTGAAGACCTTGCAGGGCAAACTCTCACCCGATGAAATCGCCAACGCCGTCGCCGCCTGCGCCGAGGGCTATTCCTTCCCGACCAACCTCGACCGCGACCCGCCACTCGGCGGGCTGGCGCCGAAGACACAGGCGCAGCTGATGCATGAGGCGTTGCGAGAGGGCTGGTGCGGCGAAGTCTTTACGGCAGCGCTTGCTGAGCAGGCGCGGAAGAAGTTGAGTTGA
- a CDS encoding SDR family oxidoreductase, producing the protein MSTDHGRLDGKIAIVTGGTQGLGATIARLFAERGAEGIAICGRNEAKGKAKAAEISDATGVKIVYVKADLARVADAQNVVRACDEAFGRVDALVNAAAITDRGTILDTSPELFDAMFAVNVRAPFFLMQETVKIMRREKIEGTIVNIGSMSAKAGQPFIAAYCASKGALETLTKNTAYALLRNRIRVNGLNIGWMASEGEDRIQREYHNAPADWLEKAASGQPFGRLVDPHEVARACAYLSSSESGLMTGSVICFDQSIWGAYDGSPHPVAAL; encoded by the coding sequence ATGAGCACGGACCACGGCCGCCTTGACGGCAAGATCGCCATCGTCACAGGCGGTACACAAGGGTTAGGGGCCACCATTGCCCGCCTCTTCGCCGAACGCGGCGCGGAAGGCATCGCCATCTGCGGCCGCAACGAAGCCAAGGGCAAGGCGAAGGCGGCCGAGATTTCGGACGCGACCGGCGTGAAGATCGTCTATGTCAAGGCCGACCTCGCCAGGGTCGCGGACGCGCAAAATGTCGTGCGCGCCTGCGACGAGGCTTTCGGCCGGGTCGATGCGCTCGTCAATGCCGCCGCCATCACCGACCGCGGCACCATCCTCGATACAAGCCCGGAACTCTTCGACGCGATGTTTGCCGTCAATGTGCGCGCGCCGTTCTTCCTGATGCAGGAAACGGTAAAGATCATGCGCCGGGAAAAGATCGAGGGGACAATCGTCAACATCGGCTCGATGTCGGCCAAGGCTGGCCAGCCTTTCATCGCTGCCTATTGCGCCTCCAAGGGCGCATTGGAAACGCTGACGAAGAACACTGCCTATGCACTCTTGCGCAACCGCATCCGTGTCAACGGCCTCAACATCGGCTGGATGGCCTCCGAAGGCGAGGACCGCATCCAGCGCGAATATCACAATGCACCGGCCGACTGGCTCGAGAAGGCGGCATCAGGCCAGCCCTTCGGCCGTCTCGTCGATCCGCATGAGGTGGCGCGTGCCTGCGCCTACCTGTCGTCTTCCGAATCCGGCTTGATGACCGGCTCGGTCATCTGCTTCGACCAGTCGATCTGGGGAGCTTACGACGGTTCCCCGCACCCTGTCGCGGCCCTCTGA
- a CDS encoding SMP-30/gluconolactonase/LRE family protein has product MADNPLYDIRDERFGALVIGSAALDELYSDCRWTEGPVWFSDLNCLLWSDIPNERMMRWTPDGTVSVFRSPSNYVNGNTRDRQGRLVSCEHGGRRVTRTETDGTITVLADSYRGKRLNSPNDVVVHSDGGIWFTDPTYGILSDYEGHKAEPEQPSRNVYRIDPASGAIEAVVEDFIQPNGLAFSPDETKLYIADSGSANHDVPRHIRVFDVVDGRRLENSRYFCSLDAGNPDGFRFDVSGNLWTSACDGVHCFSPDGTLLGKVKVPQTVSNLTFGGPKKNRLFITATRSVYSIYTKTNGAQYP; this is encoded by the coding sequence GTGGCCGACAATCCGCTTTACGATATCCGCGATGAACGTTTCGGCGCTCTGGTCATCGGCAGCGCAGCCCTCGACGAGCTCTATTCGGACTGCCGCTGGACGGAAGGCCCGGTCTGGTTTTCCGATCTGAACTGCCTTCTCTGGAGCGATATCCCGAACGAACGCATGATGCGCTGGACGCCGGACGGTACCGTCTCCGTCTTCCGCTCGCCCTCCAACTATGTCAACGGCAACACCCGTGATCGGCAAGGCCGGCTGGTCTCCTGCGAACATGGCGGCCGCCGCGTCACCCGCACGGAGACGGACGGCACGATCACGGTTCTCGCCGATAGCTACCGGGGAAAACGCCTGAACTCGCCGAACGACGTCGTCGTCCATTCCGATGGTGGGATCTGGTTCACCGATCCGACTTACGGCATTCTGTCGGACTACGAAGGCCACAAGGCAGAGCCCGAACAACCCAGCCGCAACGTTTACCGGATCGACCCCGCCAGCGGCGCGATCGAAGCCGTCGTGGAGGATTTCATTCAGCCGAACGGCCTCGCCTTCTCGCCCGACGAGACGAAGCTCTACATCGCCGATTCCGGCTCGGCAAACCATGACGTGCCGCGCCATATAAGAGTTTTCGACGTCGTCGACGGCAGGAGGCTCGAAAACAGCCGCTATTTCTGCAGCCTCGATGCCGGCAACCCCGATGGTTTCCGCTTCGACGTCAGCGGCAATCTCTGGACCAGCGCTTGCGATGGCGTGCACTGCTTCTCGCCTGATGGCACCCTGCTCGGCAAGGTCAAGGTGCCGCAGACGGTGTCCAATCTCACCTTCGGCGGCCCCAAGAAAAACCGGCTCTTCATCACCGCAACGCGCTCGGTCTATTCGATCTATACGAAGACGAACGGCGCACAATATCCCTAA
- a CDS encoding ThuA domain-containing protein, whose product MTIKVTIWNEGRHEQLHREVQEIYPDRIDGAIAAGIAHPDFEIRRGTLDDPDEGLPDSVLSDTDVLLWWGHMAHEEVSDGLIDRVQQRVLKGMGLLVLHSGHHSKLFRRLMGTNANLSWRETPDGDLERVWVVNPSHPIAEGLPPYFEVNASEMYGEPFDIPQPDELVFISWYSGGEVFRSGCTFQRGRGRIFFFSPGHETYPIYHDKTVHKVISNGIRWARQKHTDGRILENWHRAQPLHGRPHAMKG is encoded by the coding sequence ATGACAATCAAGGTTACCATCTGGAACGAGGGACGCCACGAGCAGCTCCACAGGGAAGTCCAGGAGATTTATCCCGACCGCATCGACGGGGCGATCGCCGCCGGCATTGCTCATCCGGATTTCGAAATCCGTCGGGGTACGCTCGACGATCCCGACGAGGGCCTGCCGGACAGCGTGCTCAGCGATACTGACGTGCTGCTCTGGTGGGGGCATATGGCACATGAGGAGGTCAGCGACGGGCTGATCGACCGCGTGCAGCAGCGTGTTCTCAAGGGCATGGGTCTGCTGGTGCTGCATTCCGGCCACCATTCGAAGCTTTTTCGCCGGCTAATGGGTACCAATGCCAATCTTTCCTGGCGCGAGACGCCGGACGGCGATCTGGAACGCGTCTGGGTGGTCAATCCCTCGCATCCGATCGCCGAGGGCCTGCCGCCCTATTTCGAAGTCAATGCCTCGGAAATGTACGGCGAACCCTTCGACATTCCGCAGCCGGACGAGCTGGTGTTCATTTCATGGTATTCCGGCGGCGAGGTGTTCCGCAGCGGCTGCACCTTCCAGCGCGGGCGGGGGCGCATCTTCTTCTTCAGCCCCGGCCACGAGACTTACCCGATCTATCACGACAAGACCGTGCATAAGGTGATTTCGAACGGGATCCGCTGGGCGCGGCAGAAACACACGGATGGCCGCATCCTGGAGAACTGGCATCGCGCCCAGCCGCTGCACGGCAGGCCGCATGCCATGAAAGGCTAA
- a CDS encoding ABC transporter ATP-binding protein, which produces MINLRNVRKFYGALEVIKGVDITVEDGEFAVFVGPSGCGKSTLLRMIAGLEGIDEGDLILNGKRINDVPPDKRGIAMVFQSYALYPHMSVAENIGFSLSLKKVPGAEIRRQVEGVAEILQLTDYLDRRPAALSGGQRQRVAIGRAIIKKPALILFDEPLSNLDSALRVQMRAELQRLHRELKATVVYVTHDQVEAMTMADRIVVLNKGVVAQEGAPMSLYHQPDNEFVATFIGSPKMNIIPVTATRASAGSLHLASPIGLSLDLADAGGAVPQGEAKLGIRPEHLKIASEGQGNFTAEVVIVERLGVETYMTVGSQQQPIVVRAEGDIATRPGDRVSLTTDPAACHLFDSAGRVIRPATA; this is translated from the coding sequence ATGATCAATCTCAGAAACGTTCGCAAATTCTACGGTGCGCTCGAGGTCATCAAAGGCGTCGACATCACGGTGGAAGACGGGGAATTCGCCGTCTTCGTCGGTCCGTCCGGATGTGGCAAGTCGACGCTGCTGCGCATGATCGCCGGCCTTGAAGGCATCGACGAGGGTGATCTTATCCTCAATGGCAAGCGCATCAACGATGTGCCGCCCGACAAACGCGGCATTGCCATGGTGTTCCAGTCCTATGCGCTCTATCCGCATATGAGCGTTGCCGAAAACATCGGTTTCTCCCTCAGCCTGAAGAAGGTGCCGGGGGCGGAAATCCGCCGGCAGGTGGAAGGGGTCGCCGAGATCCTGCAGCTCACCGACTATCTCGACCGCCGTCCGGCCGCTCTTTCCGGCGGCCAGCGCCAGCGCGTGGCGATCGGCCGGGCCATCATCAAGAAGCCGGCGCTGATCCTGTTCGACGAGCCGCTGTCGAACCTCGATTCGGCGCTCCGCGTGCAGATGCGCGCGGAGCTGCAGCGCCTGCACCGCGAGTTGAAGGCGACCGTCGTTTACGTCACCCACGACCAGGTGGAGGCGATGACGATGGCGGATCGTATCGTGGTGCTGAACAAGGGCGTGGTGGCACAGGAAGGGGCGCCGATGTCGCTCTACCATCAGCCGGACAATGAATTCGTCGCGACCTTCATCGGCTCACCGAAGATGAACATCATCCCGGTCACCGCGACCCGGGCCTCGGCAGGCTCGCTGCATCTTGCGAGCCCGATCGGGCTTTCACTCGATCTCGCCGACGCCGGTGGCGCCGTGCCGCAGGGTGAGGCCAAGCTCGGCATCCGGCCGGAGCATCTGAAGATCGCGTCCGAGGGCCAAGGCAACTTTACCGCCGAGGTCGTCATCGTCGAGCGCCTGGGCGTTGAGACCTACATGACCGTCGGCTCGCAACAGCAGCCGATCGTCGTGCGCGCCGAAGGCGATATCGCGACACGGCCGGGCGACCGTGTGTCGCTGACGACCGATCCCGCCGCCTGCCACCTGTTCGATTCCGCCGGCCGGGTGATCCGTCCGGCAACCGCCTGA